ACAAAATTCCGGAAGGATGTAAAACAAGCGTATTGGGGGGTTTTTCTCAACAGCAGATTATAGAGATGTTCAACATATTTGAAAAAGACCCGTCAGGATGGGATAATTTTGCTGAAAAGATAACCGCCAAATATTATCTTAAAAAAATACGCGAGCATTTATTGCGCGGGAAAAACCATACTCAACCAGAATGCGTTGCTTTGCGCAGCCACTTACGTATACTTCCCAATGGCGACGTCCCGGTGTGCCTGTATAATCCCGCAATCGCAGGAAATTTGTTGGCAGAGTTGAATTTTAAAAAATTCTGGTTCAAGAATAAAAATATTGCAAAATACCGGCAGGATATCCGCAGGTGCCCAGGCTGTTGGGCAAAGTGCGAAGTCATTCCTAACGGGATATATAGCGGTGATATTATCAGAGCCATTTTTAGTTGAGTAAAAGGGAGTAAGGTGCTTAAATTTTCGGTCATCATCTCGGTATACAATGAAGAACAGGCAGCCGCCCAGCTCTACTATTCTTTAAAGAAAGTTATGGATGGATTAGGGCAAGCTTATGAAACTATTTTTGTAAATGACGGTTCAACCGACAAGAGCCTGGATATGCTAAAGAGTATTAACTTAAGCCCGGCGAATTTAGTCATTGTCGACTTAGATAAACATAGAGGACAATCTACGGCTTTGCAGGCGGGGTTTGATATTTCCCGGGGAAAGTTTATCATTACCATGGATGGCGACCTGCAGAATGATCCTGAGGATATCCCCCGTATGCTGGATAAGCTGCAAGAGGGCTATGATCTTGTTTGTGGCTGGAGGCATAACCGAAAAGATCCCCGGATTAAGGTAATTATTTCTAATCTTGTTTCTTTTTTTCTTCGGCTTATGGTAAAGCAGAATATCCATGATTTTGGCTGTCCCATGAGAATCTTAAAAAAAGAAGCCTTAAAGGATGTCTATTTGTCTAAAGGAATGCATAGATTTTTTACTTTACTAATGTTTAAATTGGGATATAAGATTGGAGAAGTTGAAGTGAATCATCGTCCACGAAGATTTGGAAAGTCAAAATACAATATACACAACAGATTATTTGAGTGCCTATTTGTTTTTTTACGCATTTCATTATATGATATCCGTAACTTAAGGGAATACCATGAACCGGATTATAAGATTAAGGGGGTAATTAGAAAATGAAGATTATTAATTTAAGCAAAAACGCGGTCTTAGCAGATAAGGCAAGGATGGCGGATACCTTCTGGAAGCGGCTGGTAGGGTTGCTTAACCGCAATTCACTGGAAAAAGGAGAAGCACTCGTTCTAAAACCGGCAAACAGTATACATACATTTTTTATGGGTTTTCCCATAGATGTCTTATTTTTAGACAAAAATGGAAAGGTTATTGGTTTGTTTCCTGTGTTTAGGCCTTTTCACATTACCTCTGTTTATTTTGGCGCTTCTCTAGCTATTGAACTGCCCGCGGATACCCTCCGGCTTACTCAAACAAAATTAGCGGATAGCATTAAAATCGAATAAATAAATGTCCAATTAAACAATAAATTCCTAAAATAATGTCCAATCTGTATAAAATCGCCCACCAAATGAAAAAATTCATCATAATTCAAAAAACCGAATCTTAGATTTATTCTATACGCGAGTCATCCTTAAAAAATTATTAAAAAACCTGGAATTAAGCGAATAAGGGCCAAAAATAATCAGTTTTGGATTGATCCTTTTCTGCGACTTTAACATCTTGGAAACGCTTTCTTTTGTGAGGCATATCTACTTGACAAGCACTCTTCAGCGTGGTAATCTTTAAGTGCAAAATAAAAAGGTGTTTCTCGACGATAATAAGAGTTTAAGAATGAATTATTTTATGCAGTTTATAATGGCTTTTAAAAAGGCCGATAGAAGCCATCTTGCGCAAAAAAATTTTTCTGATAAAAAAGCGCAATCAATATTTGAATATGTCATATTAACGGCAGTTGTAGTGACGACTGTTTTAATTTTTGGGCCGTATTTCGGTAAGATAAAAGATTCTTGTGACAAAGCTTTTAATGCCGCGGTTACGGAGATAGTAAAATGAGAAACAAAGCGCAAAGCACAATTGAATACGCGTTATTAATTGCCATTGTGGCAGCGGCATTTTTGGCGATGAATGCGTATATGCAGCGTTCGGTACAGGCAAATTTTAACGTAATTGAAGAGCAGATAAATGCGCAGTAATTAGAAGGAGGGAGGTTAAAGATGCGTAACAAAAAGGGCCAGAGTATCTTGGAGTACGTGATTGTATTAACCGTCATAGTTATAGCGGTTGCTCTAGCGGCGACCAAGTGGATTAAACCCGCGGTTGATCAGGGATTAAATGATGCTTCAAAAAGTATTAATAATGCTACAGGGCAATTGCCAAAATAATTATTTTAGGGGAGGTGAATAAGATGTTTAACAAAAAGGGCCAGAATACAGCGGAATACGCGATACTTATCGCGTTGATAATCGCGGCAGCAGTGGGAATGCAGACTTACGTTAAAAGGGGCTTACAGGGAAGGGTGCATGAGGCGGTTAGGAATACCGGCCAGGCACTACCAGATGTGGGAGGTGCCAGTTTGAGTTTTAGCGGCAACCAGTATGAACCGTATTATACTGAGTCTGACACAAAAGTAAAAAGCGCCAGAACTGCTCAGGAAACACTGGGTAACCGCGGCCAGATTACCCGCTCTAACGTACAAGAAGCAACCACGGTTGATATTGGAGGAACTGAGAAAGTCAATAGCACAGCCGGAGCTGATTAAGGAGGTGAATAAGATGTTTAACAAAAAGGGCCAGAGCACATTGGAATACGCATTGATAACCGCGGTGATAATTGCCGGGCTTTTACTGATGCAGCATTATATGAAGCATGGTTACGCCGGAAGATTGAAATCAGCCAGTGATGATATCGGCGAGCAATATGACCCTAGCAAATATAATGCAACATTTAACGTAACCAACAAGAGTTATACGCAACAGACTGCTACAGGCGGAGCCACAACCCAACAGTATCTTGATTTAGGCGATGGTTCTAATGCTGGTAGGGTGCAGAAAAAAGAGAGTGTTGCCAACGAAACGATTGATGCCTGGGGCCAGAATGAGAGCTTGTATAGTAAATAAAACAATCGGGATACGCAGGGCGCAAAGCGTAGCTGAATATAGCGTTTGTTTGGCACTAGTTTTAGCCGCGCTTTTGGGGATGCAGATTTATGTAAAAAGAGGCTTGCAGGGAAGATACAAAGAATTGGTTGACCAGGCGGCTAAACAGGCCGCAAGCGCGGCTCAATTGGCTACAAGCCCGAAACAATATGAGCCGTACTATGTTCAGGACAGATTTAGAGTCAGCCAGTCTAAAATAACCAATGAAACTAGCAGTTCCCCCGGCAAAATGAATCGGGATTTTGTTGAGGATAGCACGGCAGTTAAAGGCACAGCCACAAGGGATGTGCAATAAAATGCGTAAAAGAGCCCAGAGCATAAATGAATATGTGTTGGTGATTGCCCTAGTTACCTTAGCTGGTATAGGTATGCAGATTTATATTAAACGGGGCATACAGGGTATAGTGAAGACCTCTGCCGACAGATTAGCCGGTGAAAAAGGAGATTCAGTTGTGTATACGGGCAGTGCCAAAAGCATTTTACCCCGTGCGCAGTGGAATCCCGTTGCCATCGCGTACGCGGATAATAAGCTCAACGGCGGATTTTTTGTGGCTGAGGTAACCGGCAACCAAGTTTATTATAATCTTTATTCCGATAGCAGCAACCTTAATAATAAAACAGTTATTGGCGGGCAGGACTTAGCCAGCGGTGATTTTACCAGTTATGACTGGGAGGGTTATGTTGACGCGGTTTATGATAAAAACGGCAATTTAATTCAGAGTTTTACTCCCAAGCAGGCAAGGGCTGACTATGCTCCATATGAAATACTCTCATTAAATACTGCGGCGAATAAATCCATGGTCCAAAGTGGAGTGATGGAATTAGGCCTGGTTGCCTTTGACCAGAAAGATCATCCGTTGAAATTTACGGCGGACAAAAAAGTTATCGTACATACTGTTTCAAAGCATAGCATCAGCCCGCAAAATTTAGCCGCGGCGAATTGGCATCCGGCGATGACAGCGTATCAGGTGAAAATGGTACAAAATAATATTCCAGGATTTATCCAGGCAGAAGTGCAAGGCAATATGGTCTACTATTATACATTCACCACCGATATCAAAAACAAGATACTTTTCGGCGGAGAGAATCTGCACACGGGGGATTTTACCCAATTCGGACCGGATGGTTTTCCCATCTCAACCGTAGATAGTAATCTCACTGTGCTCAGGACCTACAGCGGTTATGTAACCGATCCGGTAACCAAGGAGATTACGGGTATAATCGGCAGCGACGGCAACATTTATGGGCAAAACCAGATAGTAACAATAAGCCCGGTGCTTCCAACCACTGGCCCGGCAACGGTTGCTTCTCCGATGACAACAAAGACCATCGACCATGACACGACTCATGTTACCGGAGCATGGACCGCGGTTTATAAATTGGAAAACGCAAACACATTCGGCGCTAGGGACAAAACCGGTTTAAATAATAATAATTTAAATGCTGGTAACAACGTGACGGGGCACCAATGATAACACGGGTTAGAAAACACAGATTAAACAAAGCAAAGGCGCAATCGACATTAGAATACGCCGTAGTCGTTGCCTGCGTAGTGGCAGCGCTTTTAGGTATGCAGTTTTACATCAGGCGGGGAATACAGGGGAAATTAAGGCAGGCAGCGGATGAGACCGGTGAGCAGTATACGCCGTTGAACGTGGATTCGAATATTACCACGCAAACAACGTCGACTACAACGGTAACGCAAAGTTTAACTCCATTAAACAGGGCGCCCGGCGTTCCTTTAAATGATGAGTATGATTTACCTGTATACGGAATAAAGACAGATACAAGTATTGATGAAACCACTACAAAAGACGGACAAGAAACATTAGGAGAGTTTGAAAATGGCTTATTTTAATAAAAAGGCGCAGAGTTTGACTGAGTTAGCTACTTTTGGCTCGGTACTTTTATTGGTGCTCTCCTTTTTTATCAGTTATGGGATGCGTTATAATTACCAGCAGGAGATACAGATGCGCGCTTTTCGCACCGCCCTTGCGCAGGCCTATACTAATACCAACCGGCCGGATGCCTCAGCTTCGGTTGTGTTGGTTGATGATAGGCATATACCGGATCCCCGCGATATGTTTGGCGCGGGTAGTATCGTTCCGGTGGAAGGCGGCGCTGAGGTAACCTGGGGCAATACTATGCAGGATGGATATCTCAATGTTACCAATCCTCCGCTTTTGCCCACGATAAAATACGTATTTAATGATCGGAATCCTGCAAACAGAGCGGAACGTGAATATAAAACCGCCGGTTATAATTATATTGATAATGCTTATCCATTCTATGTTATATTGCCTGGTAATACCGCGCCACAGTTAATAACCTGGGTAAATGTAAGGAATTACCAGCCTACCCCGGATTCGCCGCAACAGGCTATGGTATTGTTACCGAATCAAGATAAAGAGGTAATTACTGAGCTTTATTTGAAGACGGCGGGCCCGACGCCGGGATATATAAAATTTCAGATTATCGGAGTCAGGACTAATCCGCCCAATGGCGGTGATGGGACGCCCATTGACCAGATATATTTATTAAGTCCATCTTCAGGAGAGATCAACCCTAATTATATGCAATTAAATAATGATGTTGATATGAATGGTACTCCCGATGTAACTCCTGCTAATATTCAAGGGCTATTATTGGAGGATAAGCAGGATATCCGGCGCAGCGGAACTATTACAATACAAGAGACTCCCGGGAAAACTATAAGCACCAGCACATACAGTTTTAAGGATAAAGCCGGGAATCCCACGACAATTACCCATAAAATTAGGAGTAGTTCAGGGGTGGAAGAGATTAATTTTCCTTTTGAGAGGGGAGGTGTTCCTTCGACATGGACAACACAAAAGTAAAAGCCCAAGTTGCGCTTGAGTTTGTCACCGCTTTTATTTGCACCATTCTTTTCTTGGTGGCAACCGCGCAAATATTTGTCTGGTTCGGAAACACCATCGTTAACCGGAATAAAGCGTATGAAGAGACTCGCGCTGCACAGTGGCAATGGTTTAATCAGCCCGGTGATCCAATTAACCCGGTGATAGTGGATTTCTATAATCAAAGCGATTATCCTCTAGATATATTCCATAAGAAATAAAAAATGAAAAAAAAAGGGATGAGCGTGGTAGAATATAGTTTATTGATTGCCATAGTGATTGCCGGACTTTTGGCAATGCAGGTTTATGTTAAACGGGCGGTTAATGGACGCTGGAAGGAAACCGGAGATGTGTTTGGTTTTGGCAGGCAGACGGATAAAACGCTTCTAAAATGAGACTACTAATTATCTTGCTTATTTTCGGATCGATCGGCGGTTTGGCCTATGAATTAATTCCCCTGCTTTTAGGCCGCTATTCTCAACTCCAGAGTAAACGCATGGAGAAAGCCTCCAAAGAGCTGCATCAGATGTTTATTTATACCGAAAAACACCGTTTACTGCCGATGTTTACGATTACGCCTCTGGCGTTGGGCGCGCTGGGATTCATTATTTCGCATAACCTGCTGGGTGTTTTGGTGGGCGCGGGACTGGGTTTGTTATTGCCCCGGATATGGATTAAAAATGTTGGGCGCAAAAGGCAGAATGATTTTGCCAGGCAGCTGGTAGATGCGCTTATGCTTCTTTCCAGTTCTCTTAGGGCAGGGATGAGTTTACCCCAGGCATTTGAAGTACTTACCGAAGAGATGCCCGCGCCAATCAGTGATGAGTTCGCCTTGGTGATCAAAGAAAATAAAATGGGCGTGACTTTAGAGGATTGTTTGGCGCATCTCAAGCAAAGGATTCCCCTGGATGATTTGGAATTATTGACTACCGCCATAAGCATTTCCCGGGAAACCGGAGGTGACTTGACTGAAATTTTCGCCAACTTAGTGCAGACCATCAGGGAAAAAAGAAAATTAGATGACCGGGTAAAAGTACTGACTGTGCAGGGCCGCCTGCAAGGGGCGATTATGGGGCTTTTGCCAATCGCGTTCGCGATTTTCATTTATTTCATTAACCCGCACAATTTTGACATAATGTTTAGTGATAAAACCGGCCAGATGCTGCTTGTTTGGGCGGTGGTTTCCGAAGTAATCGGGGTAATCCTTATCCGGAAATTAAGCCGGGTGGAGATATAAAGATGGAACTGGCGCTGATTATTTTATTTTTGTTTACCAGTATCGGATTTGTGGCTTATTACGTTTCCAATCGAAAGCTGGTCGAAGAAGTGCATTTGCCTTCCGAGATTACCGGCGGACCGGGGTCGGGGCTTAAGAAGGCATTTAATTTTAAAAATATTTTAAGCGGGCCAGCCAGTTTTATCGAGCGTTTGTTCGGCAAATCAAGCCTTTCTTTACCTACGAGCGATTTGCATAAACGGTTAACTTCCTCAAATAAAATAATGAGCGTCAGCCAATTTATGGTATTCAAATTTTTAATGGCCGCGGCAGTGCCGTTGGCTGCCCTGATTATCGCTCAAGCAAAACCAGCGTTGCTGCTGCTTTGCGCCGGCATCGGTTTTATTTTACCGGATATCTGGCTGAATAAGCGGATCAAGAAAAGACGCGCCTTGATTGTAAAAGACCTGCCTTTGGTAATCGACCTTTTGAATATTTGCGTGGGGGCCGGTCTGGATTTTATGGTGGCGGTTAACCGGGTAATCCAGGAATTCAGGCCTTGCGCGCTTATTGAAGAAATGAAGATAATGACCAACGAAATCCAAATGGGCATTTCCCGGCGTGACGCGTTAAAGAATATGTCCGCCCGCATTAATAACCCTGAGATCAGCTCGTTTGTGAGGACTCTTCTGCAGGCAGACAGGATCGGCACGCCGATAAGCGAGGCATTGAAGATGCAGTCAGAGGAGATCCGCCTGCGCTGGTTCCAAAAAGGCGAAGAAATGGCTTTGAAAGCCCCGATTAAGCTCTTATTCCCCCTGCTAATATTTATCCTTCCGGTGGTTCTAATCATTGTGGCCGGCCCTATTTTGATCCAGTTTACCAAGGGCGGGATGATGAAGTTTTAGAAATAGTAAATAGGGACAGCGACCATTATTTTGGATAAGACGGGGCCGGATCTAATAGATTCGGTCCTTTTATTTTAGTTAGATTTCATCTATTGCTGCGTCTATTGCGATAGAAAGGGGGCTTAAATGAGCGCAAAAGATATTTCTGCAGAAGTAGTGGCAACAAAGATTCTGGTGGTACGTGGCAGGAAAGTGATGTTGGATAGGGATTTGGCGGAGTTGTATAGCGTAAAGACGCGGGATTTGAATAAAGCAGTCGAAAGGAACAGGGATCGTTTCCCGAATGACTTTATGTACCAACTTACAAGAGAAGAAGTTACAATCTTGAAGTTCCAATTTGGAACATCAAGTTGGGGTGGAACGAGAAAACCTCCGAATGTTTTTACTGAGCAGGGCGTCGCGATGCTTTCTGGTATATTGCATTCTAAACGTGCAGTGCAGGTTAACATCGCTATTATGCGGGCATTCGTTAAGCTGCGCGAGGTGTTACTAACGCATAAGGATTTAGCCCAGAAACTTGAGGAATTGGAACAAAAATACCAATTGCATGAAACAGATATCCAGGTAATATTTGAGGCGATTAAAAAATTGCTTGAGCCACCGGATGAGCCTCCAAAGCCGCGGTTTGGGATGAATTGAGACCGCATTTATGATCTCAAAAATGGTTCGCTATCCCTAATTAACTCTATTTATCTGCTTTGGCGGCGCCAAAACCTTCTACTACCCTCTCTTTTACCCTGGGCGGCTTCATTAGTTGACGGATCGCTTCAAAAATATTCTGTATTGCTTCATCATGCTTTCCGATTCTTCGTTCCAGCACTCCTAATTTATGTATTAACTCCTTGTGCGCAGATAGAATCTGACGCAGTTTCACAAATGCCCGTATAATTAGAATATTAACTCCTATGGCTCTTTCGCTATTCAATACGCTTGATAGCATAGCTACACCATGTTCAGTAAAAGCATACGGTAGATATTTGATATGCTTGTCTCTTCTAGAAGCTGCGGGTTTTGCTTTGTTTAAGGTCACAATCTGGGGTTGGGTTAATTAATTTTGTTGATAATGTTTGCCGTTACAGGTTAGCTCCTTTCTTATCCGGATTAAAGCAGTGGTCCATAGCAAAAGCGACTTGGGATTGGAAGCGCAACGGTTGCGGCGCAATAAATCTCGGGTAATACAGCACATTGCTTCCACCGAATTTGTTGTAGTTGGTAAGTTTAATTCCGGATGCGCCTGATATGCCCTGTAATATCTGATAGATTGAAGGAACTCGCGTACCATAGCTTGAATGCGTTGAGTCCCACAATAACTCTGGGACAGCTGAATCAAACGTGTTAGCAGAACATTTAGATGCGGTCTGCTTGAAGCTTCCAGGGCTTGGCGGATTAAATAATAGATTTCTTCGCGGACGCCTCCGCCTTTGAGCATCCGTCTTTCGCGGCCTCGTTGAATTTGGAGCTTCAAAATCAGATGGAAATGGCAAAGTTGGAGAATCCATCCTTCTCTCTTGGCTATACGTTTCATGCCTTGCAGATTGTCGACGACCAAGGCTTGAATTCGAGATCGTGGTTCTGGAGGGATAGCTGTAAAAGCCCGTCTCCATTTGTAAGCTCCTTCTTTACCCGGAAGAAGAATCGGATCCAGGAAAACAGCCGTTTTGCCCGAGCAAGACTTTAATGCGGTGAGATATAGGATCCAAGGTTTGCTGTGAAAATGGAACCAAAGGCCATCTGCTAAAAGGACACGCGGCCCGGAAGGCAATTTTTGAGGGGCTGGATGAGCAACAAAACGTTGCAGTAATTGTCGAAATCGATAGCGGAAAGCCAGTAACTCTATTCCGGGACGCCGTTGAACTAAATGAATAAGCGTATACTTCTCCAGGAAAATCTGCTTCAAAACATTCAGAGGGATACGGATAATCGGCCGTCCACGTTTCTTGAGACGAATCGACCATGTTCGTTTACAGGAAGAACATTGCCTACGCCGCTGACCAAAACGATAAACTTTTGCATTACAACAAGGGGATTTCGCATGTTTTGTCTTCATGAATGCGAATTATCCCACAAGAAATTGATTTTCTATACGGAAAAAACACTTTAATGCGAAAATTTTTCAACAGAATTTCTTAATCCGAACCCAAAATGCGACTTCAAGTTAAAATACTCTTCTAAAGATCGCCAAAATAAAAATCCCCGACAAAACGTCAGGGCTGATTTATCATATTAGAAATAGTTAAGAATAACTATTATTTTACTACAGAAAAATGGTCGCTGTCCCTATTTATTATGTCCAGTCTGAATTTTAAAGATAAATTATTGTCCATTCTGACTTAATATTTGTCCAATCAGGTTAAGTTACTTTTGAAATAGGGGACGGTTATATTTTTCTTGAGCTCAGTATTAGAAAAATAGAACCGTCCCCTTTATTTTTATAGATCTTGCGGGGTTTTTGGGCCTCAGGTTGGCCAACCTGTTATCATCTTAAGCGAACCAAA
This genomic stretch from Candidatus Omnitrophota bacterium harbors:
- a CDS encoding glycosyltransferase family 2 protein, with amino-acid sequence MLKFSVIISVYNEEQAAAQLYYSLKKVMDGLGQAYETIFVNDGSTDKSLDMLKSINLSPANLVIVDLDKHRGQSTALQAGFDISRGKFIITMDGDLQNDPEDIPRMLDKLQEGYDLVCGWRHNRKDPRIKVIISNLVSFFLRLMVKQNIHDFGCPMRILKKEALKDVYLSKGMHRFFTLLMFKLGYKIGEVEVNHRPRRFGKSKYNIHNRLFECLFVFLRISLYDIRNLREYHEPDYKIKGVIRK
- a CDS encoding DUF192 domain-containing protein: MKIINLSKNAVLADKARMADTFWKRLVGLLNRNSLEKGEALVLKPANSIHTFFMGFPIDVLFLDKNGKVIGLFPVFRPFHITSVYFGASLAIELPADTLRLTQTKLADSIKIE
- a CDS encoding type II secretion system F family protein; the protein is MRLLIILLIFGSIGGLAYELIPLLLGRYSQLQSKRMEKASKELHQMFIYTEKHRLLPMFTITPLALGALGFIISHNLLGVLVGAGLGLLLPRIWIKNVGRKRQNDFARQLVDALMLLSSSLRAGMSLPQAFEVLTEEMPAPISDEFALVIKENKMGVTLEDCLAHLKQRIPLDDLELLTTAISISRETGGDLTEIFANLVQTIREKRKLDDRVKVLTVQGRLQGAIMGLLPIAFAIFIYFINPHNFDIMFSDKTGQMLLVWAVVSEVIGVILIRKLSRVEI
- a CDS encoding type II secretion system F family protein — its product is MELALIILFLFTSIGFVAYYVSNRKLVEEVHLPSEITGGPGSGLKKAFNFKNILSGPASFIERLFGKSSLSLPTSDLHKRLTSSNKIMSVSQFMVFKFLMAAAVPLAALIIAQAKPALLLLCAGIGFILPDIWLNKRIKKRRALIVKDLPLVIDLLNICVGAGLDFMVAVNRVIQEFRPCALIEEMKIMTNEIQMGISRRDALKNMSARINNPEISSFVRTLLQADRIGTPISEALKMQSEEIRLRWFQKGEEMALKAPIKLLFPLLIFILPVVLIIVAGPILIQFTKGGMMKF
- a CDS encoding ORF6N domain-containing protein; its protein translation is MSAKDISAEVVATKILVVRGRKVMLDRDLAELYSVKTRDLNKAVERNRDRFPNDFMYQLTREEVTILKFQFGTSSWGGTRKPPNVFTEQGVAMLSGILHSKRAVQVNIAIMRAFVKLREVLLTHKDLAQKLEELEQKYQLHETDIQVIFEAIKKLLEPPDEPPKPRFGMN